A segment of the Ipomoea triloba cultivar NCNSP0323 chromosome 1, ASM357664v1 genome:
TAAACATCTATCTATGTGCAGGAATTGAAGTAGCCCCATCTTCTTATTGATATTCAGTTTTTTTTGAAGGGATTGATATTCAGTTCTTTGCTTgattattagttttattttgtgCAGAGATCTCACTCGCAACTACTTAAATGGTACAATTCCCTATGAATGGGCTTCTATGAAATTGGAATATATGTAAGTTGTGTTGTGTATTACAGTATAACATAAGCTATACAAGTGTAACCCATCTGCTTGTCCACCGTAAAGAAGTGAAGATTTAATTTGCAGATCTCTTACTGTGAATCGATTATCTGGATCAATTCCAAAGTATTTGGGAAATATAACAACTCTTGTACTTTTGTATGTTCCCTTTGCTTGCTCCTCGATCACTCACTCTACTTACACAAGTAAAACTTTTGTTAACTCCTGATCTTCTGAGGAACTTATTATTGCATGTTTGGGGTTTCAGAAATTTGGAGAACAATTTGTTTAATGGAACTATTCCACCAGAGCTTGGAAAACTAGCCAACCTACAGAAACTGTAAGCATTTGTTTATCAAATATAAGAATTATTGGCACTTTCTCTTCCACCTATGTTAAATTTTGTGCATactaatggcaaaaacttgtgtaaaacCATCTCTCCGATTCTGTGAGTAGgtaaatatgaaaatgtaatacttgctttagaaataaagtgtttgctacttataaaaagaaaatgtaatattttacattacgatttaaaagtatacatttttcctcaaaactattacattttattaagtaacaaaaactttagagttaattccagaggAGGTCCCTCTTGTCTttggcaattccaaattttaGTCTCAGACaatcgtttttgccatttaacaacctagactatcatattttggataCTTTTGGTCCTTCCAATTACTTTTTTAGTGATATCCTATTTTAGGCACGAGcatttctcttcattttttttccagttttctgCGCTGGctttttttcttccaattttcgTCTCTTTAGCCGTTGATTGCACCATGTCCTTCACCCAACTCTTGTCTTCATCTCCTTCTACCCGACCCCAAATCATCATTCGTTAATGGCGATACTGAGTACGTGATGACCTTTGTATTTGGGGGAATCATTTTGCAATGAAGTTGGAAAGCTCAAGATGTTGTCATCCGGACGACTTCAGTCTAATAGCTATTGTTTAGTCCATGATTATGTAAATCGTCTACTATAGCTGTAGAgggaaacaaaaacaaaaaaaacaaaaaaataaaaaaagcctCCTCTTTGTTATTAGAAAATACTATACATTTTCCTAAAATAGGATTTCATCCGAAGGACAAAAAGTATCCAAAATATTATAGTCTGgagtgttaaatgacaaaaacgattgcctgaaactaaatttgaaattgctaCCAAAGATAAAGGACCTTCGCTGGAATTAATTCAAACTTCATTATTGATTAGTAGTACATCtttctagtataaatattacattttcatattgaatCAACTCATCTCACGGATCCTTCCTCTCACAACAAACTCActatatactaattaaattaactacagtctgcaaacacataatctgACTATGCATGATAGACCGTGATCCATTGTATAATTTGTCATAGTTTGGCAAAGCTTAATATATGGGctgaatttttattgtttgcTCTCACATGTTTGATGCTTTCTTTAATCATTTTTGCTTTCTGTAGCATGCTTGCTGCTAATTATCTCACAGGTGAATTCCCAAAAGAACTTAATGTTCTCACAAAATTGACGGAATTGTAAGTGCATTATGTCATGTATATATTCCTAATTTATGTTGTTTCTTCTAATCTATAGTTTAATTAAGCTCACTTGTCGCATGGGAAATCAATGCAGTAGGCTCGGTAGGAATAATTTCACTGGAAAACTGCCTAGCTTTCAAACTCTTAAGAACCTTCAAAAACTGTAAGTATTCAAATCTAACAgttcaaattaaagttgaaatttCTTGATGCATGAAATGAAATCACTTTTTACTGGAAGCATATATGATTGGCAGAGAGCTTCAAGCAACTGGTTTTGAAGGACCCATACCTGAAAATATTTCTGCATTGACAAGCTTGATACAACTGTACGTGAGTTAAATTTCCTTTGATGATTTAATTAATACTCAAGTTTTTGTTAGTTGTAGCAGAATTTACTATGGTTAAGATCAACAAGCTAAAATGTAATTGTCAATAACACAAATCTGCAGTAGAATCAGTGACCTAAATGGAGGTGTTTCAATATTTCCTACATTTAACAACATGACAGGCATGACAACTTTGTGAGTAATGCATTTTGTTTCCAAAAATTTGAACTCAAGTTTCGAATTTGCactatgaattgaaattatttatgaaaaaaaagaataattttggGTGCAGGATATTGAGGAGGTGCAATATTTCTGGAAAGATACCTGAATATATAGCTAATATGACAAGCTTGAGACAACTGTAATTTCTGCAACTTGAAATTTCTTTTGATCCTTCTTAGCAGTTAATATCATATGTAATTCTTAATTTGATATACTTCTCTTGCTTAATTGTTTTATTATCATATTGAAATCCCAGAGATTTGAGTTTTAATAATTTAGAAGGAGGGATTGATGGTCTTCAAGGTCTTCATGATAAAGTGCAGTACATGTGAGTAACAAATCAATTTTGATGTTATCGATTATGCATAGCATCAAAAATGAATATTATGCTACTTGTTCTTAGGTATCTAATGAACAACTCGCTTAGTGGACAAATACCTCAGTGGGTTCTAAGTCGAGGTCATCAATAGTAAGTttagtttaatatatattaaatgtatatttttcatatatccCTGTGTCTGGATTTTCTTTTGCCACTTTTCTTTATCAATTTCTTgtcataaatataatttaaaagatGGTGCACAGTTATACAGATCTTTCTTACAATAATTTTACGGAGAGTTCTGTGCCACCAATTTGCAATCGGGAAAGCCTGTAAGATTTTGTCTGTTATATGCATCTACTCTTTCAAGTGTTCCTTCAAATATGGATCATTTTAGCTTTCTCTTTTGCCTATCAGAAACTTGTTCAAAAGCTATAGTGGAGGAGAAATTTCGTAAGTTTAAACATCTTTTGGAAAACTACAAATATATCACACTCTTTAATGTAATTTAGTCTCCAAAGATGTTTTACTTGTGCTCCTATTGGCATTTTATAGAGAAGCTGCAAAGTGTTTACAAAATTGTACTAAGGGTAAGCAAATGCATTATATCACAATGGATTGATGCTAAGCAATGCGAATCATTTGCAAGCAGCTGCAAAGTACTTTTCATTTTCTGCAGATTGGTATTCATTTCACATCAATTGTGGTGGAGGCAATGTTTTGATTGGTGACACTACATATGACGCAGATGACGGTTCTACTGGTCTTGCGAAATTTGTTTCCAATAGAGAGAACTGGGTAACTAGTAATACAGGGTACTTTTTGGATAGTCAGATAACACTATCTGACTATACAACATCAAATATATCTGTCATCAAGGGAAAAGACTCTGAAATCTACAAGACGGCTCGTTTGTCTCCTTTATCTCTAACGTATCAAGGACGTTGTTTAGTAAATGGAAACTATAATGTGAAACTCCATTTTGCAGAGATAGTTTTGAGAGATAATAGATCTTTTCAAAGTCTTGGAAGACGCTTATTTGATGTTTATATACAGGTCAATTGAGAATTTTACAGTTTAAATTGAGGAATTCAATGGTTAAGTGATGTGCATTTaactatagtaattttattggCTACAGGGAGAGAGGAAATTGAAGGATTTTGATATTCAAACCGAAGCACAAGGAGTTGATAAAGCATTGGTTAAACAATTTCAAGCAGTTGTTACAGACAAAACTCTAGAGGTGCGCTTTGAGTATGCTGAAAAAGGAACAACAATAGTCCCACTTGCAGGAAAATATGGCCCTTTAGTATCTGCAATATCTGTGCAATCTGGTAATATTAGTGAGAACTCATTTATTGAGGttaattagatttttaattaatagcaTATATAGTTTAAATGAGTTAATATTAGTTACTGTTCCTCAGCCAATTTTGCAGATTATTTTTTTCTAACTCTCATGCCTTTTCTGCAAACTTGTAGATTTCAAGCCTCCCAAAAGTAGAAAGAAATTAATCATAATTGTTGCAGCAATTTCTTCTTTGTTCCTTATTTCTGCAATTCTCTATTTCGCTGGGTGGAAGATCACTTTAAGGATCTTGGACTTTAGAAAAACGGGATCACAGGAAAACGGTAATATATGCATTCACACAATCACACTCTCAATACATTTTTTTCATGCTCTAGCAATTTCTTTATAATGAATGTCGTCCTCGTGCAGAACTACAAGGCCTTGATCTACAAACTGGTCTATTTACctttcaacaaattaaagccGCTACTAATAACTTTGATGCTGCAAATAAGATTGGGGAAGGTGGTTTCGGGTCTGTCTACAAGgtataaaaattatgaatatttgtaATCTGTTAATTCATACCTTTTGTTTTCGGACTTACTACGGATGCTTATGTTTGGTGATGTTGAATTTTTCCTTGTGTATAAAATCAGGGTACATTATTGGATGGTACAGTTATTGCTGTGAAACAACTCTCATCCAAATCAAGTCAAGGCAATCGTGAATTTTTGAATGAAATAGGCATAATATCTTGTTTGCAGCACCCTAATCTTGTGAAACTTTATGGATGTTGTGCCGAGGGAAAGCATTTGCTGCTTGTGTATGAGTATTTGGAAAACAATAGCCTTGCCCATGCTCTTTTTGGTACATTTGAAATCTTAATAATTTTTGCTGCTAGTcggaataaaaaagaaaaaaaaaaccatatgctaataaactaaacaaaggaaataattttttgtaCCTAGCTTGAAAAGTGAGGATTCAGTTTATTTTATCATGTTAAACATGAGAATTCTGAGTTAAGAGTTAATTAATTACAGGTCCGGAAGACTGTCAGCTGGAATTAGATTGGGCTACTAGACAAAGAATTTGTATCGGTATTGCAAAAGGTTTAGTTTTCATGCATGAAGAGTCAGAAATAAAGATTGTTCATAGAGACATCAAATCCACCAATGTGCTTCTTGACAAAGAACTCAATCCGAAAATTTCTGACTTCGGTCTAGCTAAacacgatgatgatgatgagaagacACACATTAGTACAAGAGTCGCTGGGACAGTGTAAGATGTTATTACAACGTCTCATCCATTTTGTATTTCCAAATTGAGCATACACTTGAAGGAAATAATTActcttctttctcttttatCGTCTACAGAGGATACATGGCTCCTGAATATGCTTTGTGGGGCTACTTAACATTCAAAGCTGATGTCTACAGTTTCGGAGTGGTGGCTCTAGAAATTGTTGTAGGGAAGAACAACGTGAAGTATCGTTCCGATGATGAGAACTGCGTTTGCCTCCTTGATTGGGTGAGATATCAATATTACCAAACTCATAATTAATAGATGGCATACATACTTGTCAAACTAAGTGGCCTGTTCTAATTATATTCTATTGTATTTAATGGACAATTTTAAGGCACTTGATCTTCAAAAGAAAGGAAACCTAATAGAGCTAATGGATCCAAGACTGGGTTCTAATTATGACAAAGAAGGGGCACTCAGAATGATCAAAGTGGCTTTGCTTTGTACTAATCCTTCTCCCGTCCTTAGGCCATCCATGTCTGAAGTAGTCAAAATGCTTGAAGGCCATGATGATATTATTGAGTACAAATCCGATCTGCATGAATTCAATTTTCAAGCAATGAGAGATCGTTATGATGAAATGACAGTTCGCTCAAGTGAGTCTTCCAGCAAAGTAGGTTTTTCTTCATCATATGCAAATTAATAGTGGAAAAATATTAATGCATCCAAAAAATACAAGAAATAATTGTACTTTAAATTGTCTGAATCACTGGTTGTGCTGCCAAGTATCATGGACCAACATATCagcagtcgttataccatggaccatggtcaacaatgcattgtggaccatgaatcatgattgatactgcagttatgtgaaaatgatactgcagttttgtttaacggatactgcagttgtgttgaaaggaaaccgcagttgcgcggaacagaggccgtgtcatccgtctggaactgcagttgtgttgaacggatactgcagttgtgttgaacggatgaatgtcctctgttccacgcaactgcagtttcctttcctttcaacacaactgcagtatcttttcaacacaactgcaatatccgttcaacacaactgcagtatcagtcatgatcacggtacacaatgcattgtggaccatggtccaccatataatttgcgacaTATCAGAGTGCAAAtaacctacaaaacaattacacTACTATTCCATGACCCTTCCTGCAGGTTTATGCATGTGGCTTGATCTGCCAAAGGATTATATAAAGTAAAAGTGCTTGCAGATTATGCGTAGGGTTTTATAATTGTGCGGAAAGAAACAAACAGAAAGGGATACCAATTGTCCATTATTTTAGGGAGATAGATACATTATCcgtattgaaaaaaaaaaaaaaaggaaaatgacaaATTTTCTCTCAGAATTATATCCTTATAGCGATTTTTCCCTAAATTACTCATGTATCCACATTAACcccttcaattattttaaaagtgacagtatttcaattatttttttctccaacaaattattgcttatatataAGGATGACTACAATTCAGTTCCAACCGACCGGACACTGTAGCAATCGAAATCGTAGGAAAGGTTCCAGCTACATAGCTTATTCTGGTTTGAAACCAGTCCGTTCCAGTTCCGAAccgaaataaaataaaatatacaaattgttgaatttgaactatttttgttggttttataACTTTTAGGCAGTCAACGGCTGGCCAACACAACCGCTAAAATAACGAGTATATGATAAAAGTATAGAAACAATATAGAGAGAATTTAGAGAATAATAAGCCTTATCCTATCCAAACTCCATTGTTGTCTCGTGCTGGGTCTTCATCTTGGGCTCCCTTGATCTAGTTATTTTTCTTGGGTCGATCCATTTCAATCAGCCTAGTATATCGTACATCAgtagttataccgtggacccaggtccaccttgctatgtggacctgggtccaatacgacgccgtttcacaattttttttaaaaactctatattcatatgtcctatactccatgttcacaacttgggaactctacattcacacattacagggctacaaattgctagaactctgttaactctattacagattcacacattcataactgtacattcacaaattttatactccatattcacaatttgaaacctccacattcacacatttcagggctgctagaactctgttaactctactacagattcgcacattcataactctacattcacaaattctatactccatattcacaatttgaaaccttcacattcacacatttcagggctatatgtttagtaattttttttttttaaataatgaaacggtgtcgtattggacccaggtccaccttgcaaggtggacctgggtccacggcataaatTGCGACCGTACATCATCCAGTCACCATTTTTTTGAGATTTTGCAAAGTCCATGAGTAGATTAATCTATAAATTTATCAAAGACAGGAAATTTTTAATTAGACGACTAGTCTATAAATTCGAAGCTTCGGTCCACCgctttaaaaatatcaatttttttttgtccgtCCTGTTCGCTGATAGGCCAACAAGTTTAGGCTGACCTGTCAATCGCTGGACCGATCGGTAAGTCTAATGGCTAACCGATCGGCCCCTAAGGCTCCTCCCCCTCCCCCCCTTTGTTGCTATAAATTTTTGCTTCGATTGCGATGTCCCCTCTTTCCTCCGTGTATTCTTATTGTCTAATCCATTCCTCTCGCCTGTTTAGTCTGCTTTACCTGTCGCTCATCCTATCAGTCTATCTAGCTGGTCGCTCAACCTGTCTGGCCAATCTGTCTCACTAGTTGCTCATTTTGTCTAACCAGTCTACCAGACTAGTctgtttgcaaaaaaaattaatctgtTTCATCCGATTTCGTCCAATACCCCCTCCGATTGTCAATTATTTTTCCAACGTTCTAGTTCTCAAATTATCAACCCCCAACTCTAATTATACGTCTAACACTCCAAATTATCTATCAAATACTCCAAGTTATCCATCAAAATTTTTGGatagggggggggggtggtcaGTCGACGACTATGATGGAGTGTTAGTCAATCGCCGAGAGATAGGGGTTCAACTAACCACCGCATAGTGAGACGGTCAGTCGACCATAGAGTGGTGGGAAGGTCGATCGACCACCAAGTTGTGGCAAGACTAGTAGACCATGGTGGGAAGACAAGTTGACCACCAAGTGGTGAGAAGGTCAGTCAACCACCGAATTGTGGAAAGACCAGTCGACCACCGAGTAGTGGGAAGGTCAGTTGACAACCAAGTAGTGGAAGACCAGTTGACCACAGAGTGGTCGGAAGGTCGATCGACCACCGAGTAGTAGGAAGTCCAGTCAACCATCGAGTGGTTGGAAGGTTAGTCAACCACTAAATGGTAGGAAGACTAGTCGACAACTGAGTGGTGGAAAGGTTAATCAGTCATCGAGTGGTGGGAAGATGAATCGACCACCTAATTCTAGGAAGTTTGATCGACCACCGAGTAGCGAGAAGACCAGTTGATCACCGAGTGGTGAGAAGGCCAGTCGACCACCAAGTAGTTAGATGGTTAGTTGAGTGGTGGGAAGACCAGTTGACCATCGAGTGGTTTGAAAATCAGTCGACCACTGAGTGGTGGGAAGGTAGGTCGACTTCTAAGTGGTGGAAAGTTTGGTCGATTACCAAGTGGTGGGAAGGTTATTCGACCACCGAGGGGCAAAAAGGTCAGTCGACCACCGAGAGGTGGGAAGACCAATCGACCATTAAGTGGTATGAAGACCAGCCGACCACTGAGTAGTGGGGAGACCAATCGACCCTTGAGTGGTGGGAAAGTCAATCGATCATCGAGTGGTGGTGGTGCCCTTTGGCTGGCCAATTGGCCTCTGGTGACTGACCGGTTGACTAGTCGGCCCCAGTGTCGGCATTGCTTCCCCCCACCTTCCTGCATATTTCTTTGGTCCATCTTGACTACTCAGTTTGACCAGTCCACCTGACCAATCTGTCTGACCAATCTCTCTAACTAGTTTATCCAACTAGTCGACCTGACTGTCCACCAGTACTCTATTAGctatcaagtattttattaaccATCCGGTACTTCATTAACCATTCAATACTCCGTTAACCATTCGGTACTCTATTAACCATCTGATACTCCGTTAACCATCCAGTACTCAACTAACCATCCAATACTCCATTAACCATCCGATACGTACTCAGTTAACCATCCAGTACTCCGATCCATTAATCATCCGGTACTTCATTAGCCATACGGTACTCCATTAACTGTTTAGTACTCTGTTAACCATCCAGTACTCCATCAACTATCTAGTACTCCATTAACCACCTAGTACTCCTCTCCGTCAAGATTTTTGAGAACGCGTTTGAGTTTTCAAATTATCCATCCAATACCCCTCTCCGTCAAAATTTTCGAGAACGTTTGAGTTCTCAAATTATCCATCTTCGTTAACCGTCCAATACTCTTCTccgccaaattaatttttttgagaatgTTTGAGTTCATAAACCATCCAGTACTCCATTCCGGTAACTTCCTACCTATTAGACTATTTATGTCGACTAGACTTCGCTTTAATAACTCCTAGACTTTGTACTAGACCTCTCACTAACCAGACTTTTCACTAACAACTCCTAGACTATGTACTAGACCTCTCACTGACCAGACTTTTCACTAACGACTCTTAGACTCTCTACTAGACCTCTTACTGATCAGACTTTTCACTAACGACTCCTATACTCAGTATTAGACCTCTTGCCGGCcaaagtttgcaaaatttctttCAACAATCCTCTATTTGTTCCACCATGACTTGATTACTACCTTGTGGGTGTGAATTGTCTAAGCGATGGTCCTAAAGATTTTAGTTACCGATTTGGAGGTAGGTTATTACTGTTTAATTCTGACTGCTTGCTTTGAATAGTTTTATACATAATCGAAATTACTCTTGTGTGACAATTGTTATTGACTTTCTACAATGCACGTTAAAGTTTGGCCAACTACCAAGGGCCGGAGTGGGTAGTTGCCAGGGGCTAAGTGGCCAAATATCGGGGGCGTGTGATCAACTCCTTGTTGCTTGACTATGCAATTTTCGAGTGTATTTATTTAAAGGATAGACGAGATGATTTGAACTGATGGCTTCATTAAGATACTATAATAGTCGAAAGTACACGGTAACTAACTATACGAGTTTACCTTTCTATCGATAAAATTTCTTGTGCCACCTTGAGTTCCAGATGTACTCAATAGGTCTTCCCTCCATTGCCTCTAGTGGATTATGGGTTTGTCTTTCTAATTTCATTCTTTCTGTTTCTCACGGTCATCGTCTCGCCAATTGCGACATTTTGGTGGGGATTCTGTTTTTCAGTCGGCAAGGATGGGATCCCTAGTTGGGTGCCCAAGTTGCCGTAGCAATTGTTTGGGGCGAGTGGCCGGCCGCCCTCTTTAGATGAGGTCTTTGATCTCCTTTTGTAAAGTGGTGCATTTTTCGGTGGTGTGTGTTGCACTCCTGTGGTAACGGCAACATTTAGGCCCCTAGTGGCTGGTTTGATACATTGCGAGTTGTCACCTAGTCGCAAGGGAGGTGGCGGCGGTAGGTCCACAGCTAAAGTGGATACATGCATAATTCAATGAGGGAAATCACTATAACCATATATAATTCAAGGGGAAAATGTAGTATTTTCCATTATATTAATGATAAGTAGTCTTTTGGGTGAGTATATGTAAAAGAGGTTATGCTTACACCGAATATCGTTCTCACAACGATTGGCGATAGAAGTAGAGCTTTAGTGTTCCAAACATAAGATACTAATGTTTCTCAAGGAAATCTAGCCAAACTGAAGGGTTGATTTGGATACAAACATAATATCAAACAACAcacaataatgaaaataaatgatAAGAAAGTGGAGGTAGGTAGGAACTAAAGGTAGGTCAAGGTAGTGAAACTAAATTGGGGACCAAAAGATGATAGATGATATATAACAATAGGGAAGCCTTTTTCAAGGTCACCCCACACTCCTAGAACATTCAAGGGCATTCTCATGACTCAAGAATGTCTaagaggcatttcatcaaacacttagCTTGATGTTCTTAACATCACACactccccttttctcaaagCTGAAGCATGGTTGATCAACTCCTTGAACTTAGACTAGATTGTCACTACCTAATCAGGACATAAATAATCATGTCAATCAACAACATCAAAGTTATGTCTCAACTTTCattaaccaattcaaaatcaTCCATCAAATACCTAGCCTACATCCCCACCTCCCTCGAAGGAGAACTAATCACACATAAGCATAATGAAAATAACACAAAATTCATAACCAACAAGGAATTCCATTAAAAACACAAGATAAATATCAAAGCAATAaaacaagaaagtaaattgcaagGAATGAAATAAAGAGAAGAATAACTTATCTAGTGAAAATGGATATGAAATCCTTGAAATCCAAGTTTAAAggcttcaatccaagcttccaAAATGTTTAGGAACCTAAATAtaagtctaatctaacctaaaaatatcaaagaaaatgaaagagagaAGCCAGGGTTTTAAAATGGTCGGAACCGTGTTGAAATGGCTGAAAATGGGGTTAAATACAAGCAAAGAAGGTTGCCCACTACGGGTGTGGTCGAGCCAGTGGCCAGAAACGCGCGCCCACGGGCGTGGCTACCTGCAGGGAGAAGTTCTGCACAATTGTTTCAACTTCTAGGCTATTTTCACCCCCGGACAGAGAAATGAAGTTAGAGGGCATGCCTCTAACGAGAGCTGTTTTCAGCCCTACGATGAAATCGATTCCTGCCACTACTTTTTGAGTATCCCACTCCTCCCACTGTTTGCTCCCCGATGAATTGTGCTTGCTCGGACTGGCACAATTCTTACTACTATAACCACGCAGCCTGTATGAACAAACAAACTTTGCAGAACCATTTCACCTAATCGATCGTGGTGAAGTCAGCAATGGATTCGGCGGATCATCCACGTCACGAATTGGATGGCAGGCACAATTCTTACTAGTTCTCCGCACAACTTTTCTGCAGTTGAAGACTATCATGCCTGTTTAATGAAAAACTGGCTGGCTCTGGCTACCTTGCGGAGCAAACAAAAGATCCCCAAATCACACTGCCTGTATGAACAAACAAACTTTGTACAACCAGCTTACGTGGAAAAGATTCCATATTCTATGCCAATAGACTCGTGACATCCATGTACTAAGTCGTCAAATGAGCAAAGCCCAAGCTTATACGCATTGGCCCACAGGGTGCCCATCTTCAAGAAGGCCCGAATGAAAGACCCAAGCCTACATGAACCATCACAAAGAAAGTCCTACAAATGAAGACGAATTGTGCGAGAATTTCAACTTCTTGCTCTTTTGCTCCAATTTTGCCTTGTTTGTCCAAATGACCAAGACCATTGAAAACACAACAATTTGGCTCTCTAAGAGGTGTTTCTCTCATCTTCATAGCT
Coding sequences within it:
- the LOC116023729 gene encoding probable LRR receptor-like serine/threonine-protein kinase At1g07650 isoform X2 — protein: MSAYMHTILIPIILIIFYPIFLEAQSGHLPQHELNALKEIGEQMGKKDWDFKLNPCENNSNWMTPERKDMPAYNNTLTCNCTFPGGICHVQSIVLKGQDLQGVLPPALVKLPFLKIIDLTRNYLNGTIPYEWASMKLEYINLENNLFNGTIPPELGKLANLQKLMLAANYLTGEFPKELNVLTKLTEFRLGRNNFTGKLPSFQTLKNLQKLELQATGFEGPIPENISALTSLIQLRISDLNGGVSIFPTFNNMTGMTTLILRRCNISGKIPEYIANMTSLRQLDLSFNNLEGGIDGLQGLHDKVQYMYLMNNSLSGQIPQWVLSRGHQYYTDLSYNNFTESSVPPICNRESLNLFKSYSGGEISEAAKCLQNCTKDWYSFHINCGGGNVLIGDTTYDADDGSTGLAKFVSNRENWVTSNTGYFLDSQITLSDYTTSNISVIKGKDSEIYKTARLSPLSLTYQGRCLVNGNYNVKLHFAEIVLRDNRSFQSLGRRLFDVYIQGERKLKDFDIQTEAQGVDKALVKQFQAVVTDKTLEVRFEYAEKGTTIVPLAGKYGPLVSAISVQSDFKPPKSRKKLIIIVAAISSLFLISAILYFAGWKITLRILDFRKTGSQENELQGLDLQTGLFTFQQIKAATNNFDAANKIGEGGFGSVYKGTLLDGTVIAVKQLSSKSSQGNREFLNEIGIISCLQHPNLVKLYGCCAEGKHLLLVYEYLENNSLAHALFGPEDCQLELDWATRQRICIGIAKGLVFMHEESEIKIVHRDIKSTNVLLDKELNPKISDFGLAKHDDDDEKTHISTRVAGTVGYMAPEYALWGYLTFKADVYSFGVVALEIVVGKNNVKYRSDDENCVCLLDWALDLQKKGNLIELMDPRLGSNYDKEGALRMIKVALLCTNPSPVLRPSMSEVVKMLEGHDDIIEYKSDLHEFNFQAMRDRYDEMTVRSSESSSKVGFSSSYAN
- the LOC116023729 gene encoding probable leucine-rich repeat receptor-like serine/threonine-protein kinase At3g14840 isoform X1 — protein: MSAYMHTILIPIILIIFYPIFLEAQSGHLPQHELNALKEIGEQMGKKDWDFKLNPCENNSNWMTPERKDMPAYNNTLTCNCTFPGGICHVQSIVLKGQDLQGVLPPALVKLPFLKIIDLTRNYLNGTIPYEWASMKLEYISLTVNRLSGSIPKYLGNITTLVLLNLENNLFNGTIPPELGKLANLQKLMLAANYLTGEFPKELNVLTKLTEFRLGRNNFTGKLPSFQTLKNLQKLELQATGFEGPIPENISALTSLIQLRISDLNGGVSIFPTFNNMTGMTTLILRRCNISGKIPEYIANMTSLRQLDLSFNNLEGGIDGLQGLHDKVQYMYLMNNSLSGQIPQWVLSRGHQYYTDLSYNNFTESSVPPICNRESLNLFKSYSGGEISEAAKCLQNCTKDWYSFHINCGGGNVLIGDTTYDADDGSTGLAKFVSNRENWVTSNTGYFLDSQITLSDYTTSNISVIKGKDSEIYKTARLSPLSLTYQGRCLVNGNYNVKLHFAEIVLRDNRSFQSLGRRLFDVYIQGERKLKDFDIQTEAQGVDKALVKQFQAVVTDKTLEVRFEYAEKGTTIVPLAGKYGPLVSAISVQSDFKPPKSRKKLIIIVAAISSLFLISAILYFAGWKITLRILDFRKTGSQENELQGLDLQTGLFTFQQIKAATNNFDAANKIGEGGFGSVYKGTLLDGTVIAVKQLSSKSSQGNREFLNEIGIISCLQHPNLVKLYGCCAEGKHLLLVYEYLENNSLAHALFGPEDCQLELDWATRQRICIGIAKGLVFMHEESEIKIVHRDIKSTNVLLDKELNPKISDFGLAKHDDDDEKTHISTRVAGTVGYMAPEYALWGYLTFKADVYSFGVVALEIVVGKNNVKYRSDDENCVCLLDWALDLQKKGNLIELMDPRLGSNYDKEGALRMIKVALLCTNPSPVLRPSMSEVVKMLEGHDDIIEYKSDLHEFNFQAMRDRYDEMTVRSSESSSKVGFSSSYAN
- the LOC116023729 gene encoding probable leucine-rich repeat receptor-like serine/threonine-protein kinase At3g14840 isoform X3, giving the protein MKLEYISLTVNRLSGSIPKYLGNITTLVLLNLENNLFNGTIPPELGKLANLQKLMLAANYLTGEFPKELNVLTKLTEFRLGRNNFTGKLPSFQTLKNLQKLELQATGFEGPIPENISALTSLIQLRISDLNGGVSIFPTFNNMTGMTTLILRRCNISGKIPEYIANMTSLRQLDLSFNNLEGGIDGLQGLHDKVQYMYLMNNSLSGQIPQWVLSRGHQYYTDLSYNNFTESSVPPICNRESLNLFKSYSGGEISEAAKCLQNCTKDWYSFHINCGGGNVLIGDTTYDADDGSTGLAKFVSNRENWVTSNTGYFLDSQITLSDYTTSNISVIKGKDSEIYKTARLSPLSLTYQGRCLVNGNYNVKLHFAEIVLRDNRSFQSLGRRLFDVYIQGERKLKDFDIQTEAQGVDKALVKQFQAVVTDKTLEVRFEYAEKGTTIVPLAGKYGPLVSAISVQSDFKPPKSRKKLIIIVAAISSLFLISAILYFAGWKITLRILDFRKTGSQENELQGLDLQTGLFTFQQIKAATNNFDAANKIGEGGFGSVYKGTLLDGTVIAVKQLSSKSSQGNREFLNEIGIISCLQHPNLVKLYGCCAEGKHLLLVYEYLENNSLAHALFGPEDCQLELDWATRQRICIGIAKGLVFMHEESEIKIVHRDIKSTNVLLDKELNPKISDFGLAKHDDDDEKTHISTRVAGTVGYMAPEYALWGYLTFKADVYSFGVVALEIVVGKNNVKYRSDDENCVCLLDWALDLQKKGNLIELMDPRLGSNYDKEGALRMIKVALLCTNPSPVLRPSMSEVVKMLEGHDDIIEYKSDLHEFNFQAMRDRYDEMTVRSSESSSKVGFSSSYAN